Proteins co-encoded in one Hyla sarda isolate aHylSar1 chromosome 4, aHylSar1.hap1, whole genome shotgun sequence genomic window:
- the DUOXA2 gene encoding dual oxidase maturation factor 2, translating to MTFYDSVFPFYPHEQRKWVFSVDIIIVIIVFLVFASAFILIIPGIRGKARLSWMCRVIISLFIGAVTVVVNFTADWEVGSVNAVTTYKSFSNATVNADIGIHVGLNGVNITLTGNPIHQINETIDYNEQFLWSFGSSFNEYFNDGLKRGLPNPILYVSEKFTEFDPCGILSQYRISSHYASACMWVAFCSWIICNILFSMSVFIYGAYMILVTAAFILFSLISFSTVRNVSFCNIQFGSESLKTTFGGSFWVSLATGLLCFLIGITLIVLNWCVPEKLKLFFNAIEEDEEESTTRLGDSEHCHNNLAFEHV from the exons ATGACCTTCTACGATAGTGTGTTTCCTTTTTACCCACATGAACAGAGGAAATGGGTCTTTAGTGTGGACATTATTATTGTCATCATTGTGTTTTTAGTGTTTGCTTCAGCTTTTATCCTCATCATTCCAGGAATAAGAGGCAAAGCA AGACTATCATGGATGTGCAGAGTGATAATAAGCCTGTTTATTGGAGCTGTCACAGTTG ttgtaAACTTTACTGCCGATTGGGAGGTTGGATCAGTCAATGCTGTAACTACTTACAAATCCTTCAGCAATGCCACGGTGAATGCAGACATCGGGATTCATGTTGGCCTTAATGGAGTTAATATAACATTAACAG GCAACCCCATTCATCAAATTAATGAGACAATTGACTACAATGAGCAATTTCTCTGGAGTTTTGGTTCCAGTTTTAATGAATATTTTAATGATGGACTGAAAAGAGGACTCCCTAATCCCATCCTATATGTATCAGAGAAGTTCACCGAGTTTGACCCATGTGGCATTTTAAGCCAGTATAGGATATCCAGTCACTACGCATCAGCTTGCATGTG GGTGGCATTCTGCTCCTGGATTATCTGCAATATCCTGTTCTCCATGTCGGTGTTCATATATGGAGCTTACATGATCCTTGTGACGGCAGCTTTTATCCTCTTCTCGTTGATTTCTTTCTCCACAGTGAGAAATGTATCATTTTGTAATATACAGTTTGGTTCAGAGTCTCTAAAAACTACATTTGGAGGTTCTTTCTGGGTCAGCCTTGCTACAG GTCTACTTTGCTTCCTTATTGGAATAACATTAATTGTTTTAAATTGGTGTGTTCCTGAAAAACTGAAGTTATTTTTCAATGCTATAGAGGAAGATGAAGAAGAGTCCACAACAAGACTTGGCGATAGCGAACACTGCCATAATAATTTGGCATTTGAACATGTATGA